A DNA window from Mycolicibacter hiberniae contains the following coding sequences:
- a CDS encoding amidase, with protein MSHPSATSATRFPTLTEQLYQLASGEATSVDLVRRSLHAIDASQSTLNAFRVVFTESALVSAAEADRRRAAGHRAPLLGVPIAVKDDTDIAGVATSFGASGYVEPAGHDSEVVRRLRAAGAVIVGKTNTCELGQWPFTSGPGFGHTRNPWSRRHTPGGSSGGSAAAVAAGLVTAAIGSDGAGSVRIPAAWTHLVGIKPQRGRISTWPLPEAFNGLTVNGVLARTVEDAALVLDAVSGNADGDLHKPPPMTVSDYVRTAPGQLRIALSTRFPYTGFGARLHPEIRAALERTAEQLRLLGHTVIPGNPDYGLRLSWNFLSRSTAGVLTAANALGNGVNLDPRTLANMRTGRLLSQAVLRKARAHEAKDHRRVGSIFRIVDVVLAPTTAQPPPLVNTFDDLNSWETDRAMIAACPVTWPWNLLGWPSINVPAGFTSDGLPIGVQLMGPANSDGLLVSLAAELEGVSGWAARQPTPWWRTEPGQGS; from the coding sequence ATGAGCCACCCGTCCGCGACCTCTGCAACCCGCTTCCCCACCCTCACCGAGCAGCTCTACCAGCTGGCCAGCGGCGAGGCCACCTCGGTGGACCTGGTGCGCCGGTCGCTGCACGCCATCGACGCCAGTCAGTCCACCCTGAACGCCTTCCGGGTGGTCTTCACCGAGTCGGCACTGGTCAGCGCCGCCGAAGCCGACCGGCGCCGAGCGGCCGGGCACCGCGCGCCGCTGCTGGGCGTCCCGATCGCAGTCAAAGACGACACCGACATCGCGGGCGTGGCGACCTCGTTCGGCGCCTCCGGATACGTCGAACCGGCCGGCCACGACTCCGAGGTGGTACGCCGGCTGCGGGCCGCCGGCGCGGTGATCGTCGGCAAGACCAACACCTGCGAATTGGGCCAGTGGCCGTTCACCAGCGGCCCCGGTTTCGGCCACACCCGCAATCCCTGGTCGCGCCGGCACACCCCCGGCGGATCCTCGGGTGGCAGTGCCGCCGCGGTGGCCGCCGGTCTGGTGACCGCGGCCATCGGATCCGACGGCGCCGGCAGTGTGCGTATTCCTGCGGCCTGGACGCATCTGGTCGGCATCAAGCCACAGCGCGGCCGCATCTCGACATGGCCGCTGCCGGAGGCCTTCAACGGGCTCACCGTCAACGGGGTGCTGGCCCGCACCGTCGAAGACGCTGCGCTGGTGCTCGACGCGGTCTCCGGCAACGCTGACGGCGACCTGCACAAACCGCCACCGATGACGGTCTCGGACTACGTGCGGACCGCACCGGGGCAGCTGCGTATCGCGCTGTCGACCCGCTTCCCCTACACGGGGTTCGGGGCCCGGCTGCACCCGGAGATCCGGGCCGCCCTGGAGCGCACGGCCGAACAACTGCGGTTGCTCGGGCACACCGTGATCCCGGGAAACCCCGATTACGGGCTGCGGCTGTCATGGAATTTCCTGTCCCGATCCACCGCCGGCGTACTGACCGCGGCGAACGCCCTGGGCAACGGGGTCAACCTCGACCCGCGGACGTTGGCCAACATGCGCACCGGCCGGCTGTTGTCGCAGGCCGTGCTGCGCAAGGCCCGCGCCCACGAGGCCAAGGATCACCGGCGGGTGGGCTCGATCTTCCGCATCGTCGACGTGGTGCTGGCGCCCACCACCGCTCAGCCGCCGCCGCTGGTCAACACCTTCGACGACCTCAACAGCTGGGAGACCGACCGCGCGATGATCGCAGCCTGCCCGGTGACCTGGCCGTGGAACCTCTTGGGCTGGCCGTCGATCAATGTCCCCGCCGGGTTCACCTCCGACGGACTCCCGATCGGGGTGCAGTTGATGGGGCCGGCCAACAGCGACGGCCTGTTGGTGTCGCTGGCGGCCGAATTGGAAGGCGTCAGCGGGTGGGCGGCGCGCCAGCCCACGCCGTGGTGGCGCACCGAGCCCGGTCAAGGCTCGTGA
- the recO gene encoding DNA repair protein RecO — protein MRLYRDRAVVLRQHKLGEADRIVTLLTRDHGLVRAVAKGVRRTRSKFGARLEPFAHIDVQLHPGRNLDIVTQVVSVDAFATDIVSDYGRYTCACVILETAERLAGAERAPATALHRLTVGALRAVADGRRPRELVLDAYLLRAMSVAGWAPALTECARCATPGPHRAFHVAAGGSVCAHCRPAGATTPPMGVLDLMSALHDGDWEAAELSTTAHRSHASGLVAAHLQWHLERRLRTLPLVERVPQQPAQRGADDADAQARAAGS, from the coding sequence ATGCGGCTGTACCGGGACCGGGCGGTGGTGCTGCGCCAGCACAAGCTCGGCGAGGCCGACCGGATCGTCACTTTGCTCACCCGCGACCACGGGCTGGTCCGCGCGGTGGCCAAAGGAGTGCGCCGTACCCGCAGCAAGTTCGGGGCCCGGCTGGAACCGTTCGCCCACATCGATGTGCAGCTGCATCCCGGCCGCAACCTCGACATCGTCACCCAGGTGGTGTCGGTCGACGCGTTCGCCACCGACATCGTCAGCGACTACGGCCGCTACACCTGCGCCTGCGTGATTTTGGAGACCGCGGAACGCCTGGCCGGTGCCGAGCGGGCCCCGGCGACGGCACTGCACCGGCTCACCGTCGGTGCGCTGCGCGCGGTGGCCGACGGCCGCCGCCCCCGCGAGCTGGTGCTGGACGCCTACCTGCTGCGGGCCATGTCGGTGGCGGGGTGGGCGCCGGCGCTGACCGAGTGCGCCCGGTGTGCCACCCCCGGCCCGCATCGGGCATTCCACGTCGCGGCCGGTGGCAGCGTCTGCGCGCACTGCCGCCCGGCGGGGGCGACCACCCCGCCGATGGGTGTGCTGGATCTGATGTCGGCGTTGCACGACGGTGACTGGGAAGCCGCTGAGCTGTCCACGACGGCGCATCGCAGCCACGCCAGCGGATTGGTGGCTGCGCACCTGCAGTGGCACCTGGAACGGCGCCTGCGGACCTTGCCCTTGGTGGAGCGGGTCCCCCAGCAGCCGGCGCAGCGCGGCGCCGACGACGCGGATGCGCAGGCCCGGGCTGCCGGCAGCTGA
- a CDS encoding hemophore-related protein, protein MASLSLTRISVAAGSLALAFCAGSGIASASPDLGPILNTTCTYSQVHAALVAENPAAAAEFDANPNGQGMLQMFLNAPPAKRQQLANMVQGMPEAQQYVGTIVQVANSCNNY, encoded by the coding sequence ATGGCCTCTCTGTCGTTGACCAGGATCTCTGTCGCAGCCGGCAGTCTGGCTTTGGCGTTCTGCGCCGGGTCCGGAATCGCGTCCGCCAGCCCCGACCTCGGCCCGATCCTCAACACCACCTGCACCTATTCGCAGGTGCACGCGGCGCTGGTCGCGGAGAACCCCGCCGCGGCAGCGGAGTTCGATGCCAACCCCAACGGGCAGGGCATGCTGCAGATGTTCCTGAACGCTCCGCCCGCCAAGCGCCAGCAGCTGGCCAACATGGTTCAGGGTATGCCCGAGGCACAGCAGTACGTGGGCACGATCGTCCAGGTCGCCAACAGCTGCAACAACTACTGA
- a CDS encoding sulfurtransferase, translating to MGPRSKVLITAGELIALLRAGEPVTVLDVRWSLEAPDGHPAYLGGHLPGAVYVSLEDELSDRTVSDRGRHPLPTGRDLEAAARRWGVRRHVPVVVYDDWNRAGSGRLWWLLTTSGVADVRILDGGLAAWTKAGGELHTGEVCPEPGNVTLLPEDLYEGLRPTLTADEAGDGARTGSLALLDARAPERFRAEVEPVDAAAGHIPGAKNLPFTALLTADGTLLPDEEIIGLLAERGIGDDATVGTYCGSGISATVVVAALATVGRSAAMFPGSWSQWSSDASRPVARGEH from the coding sequence GTGGGTCCGCGCAGTAAGGTTCTGATCACCGCCGGCGAGCTCATCGCGCTCCTGCGTGCCGGTGAACCGGTGACCGTCCTCGACGTCCGCTGGAGCCTGGAGGCACCCGACGGGCATCCGGCGTATCTGGGCGGCCACCTGCCGGGCGCGGTCTACGTCTCGCTCGAGGACGAGCTGTCCGACCGCACCGTGTCCGACCGGGGCCGGCACCCGCTGCCGACCGGCCGTGATCTGGAAGCCGCCGCCCGCCGGTGGGGGGTGCGGCGCCACGTCCCGGTGGTGGTCTACGACGACTGGAACCGGGCCGGTTCGGGGCGATTGTGGTGGTTGCTGACCACCTCGGGGGTAGCCGACGTGCGCATCCTCGACGGCGGGCTGGCGGCATGGACGAAGGCCGGTGGCGAGTTGCACACCGGCGAGGTCTGCCCCGAGCCGGGCAACGTCACCCTGCTGCCGGAGGATCTGTATGAGGGCCTGCGGCCCACGCTGACCGCCGACGAGGCCGGCGACGGTGCCCGGACCGGTTCGCTGGCGCTGCTCGACGCCCGCGCCCCCGAACGCTTTCGCGCCGAGGTGGAGCCCGTCGACGCCGCCGCCGGTCACATCCCCGGCGCGAAAAACCTGCCGTTCACCGCGCTGCTGACCGCCGACGGAACCCTGCTCCCCGACGAGGAGATCATCGGACTGCTGGCCGAGCGCGGCATCGGCGACGACGCCACGGTGGGGACCTACTGCGGTTCGGGGATCAGTGCCACGGTGGTCGTCGCGGCATTGGCCACCGTCGGCCGCTCGGCAGCGA